From one uncultured Methanoregula sp. genomic stretch:
- a CDS encoding deoxyribonuclease IV → MVKVGVHVSIAGSLDLAVDRALDAGCDVFQMFSRNPRGWNYPPLSDEIVELFRRKIKTTGIIPVDHMPYLPNLASPKAEVYEKSVATLTSELDRCGTLGIPYLVTHLGHHLGDGMAGGRERVIRAIDSALAASGSRTMLILENTAGEKNSVGSSFEHIRGILEGLADTKRIGVCFDTCHAFAAGYDLRTVEGIDDTLGQFDEQIGLKNLKVIHLNDTKGEKGSGLDRHEHIGMGFIGEEGFRHILHNPVFTALPLVCETPVDDRRDDRGNIAKVRELSS, encoded by the coding sequence ATGGTAAAAGTCGGGGTCCATGTCTCGATCGCGGGCTCGCTCGATCTCGCGGTGGACCGGGCATTGGATGCAGGGTGCGATGTCTTCCAGATGTTCTCGCGCAATCCCCGGGGCTGGAACTATCCCCCGCTTTCCGATGAGATCGTTGAGCTCTTCCGCAGGAAGATCAAAACCACCGGCATCATCCCGGTTGACCACATGCCCTACCTCCCGAACCTCGCCTCCCCAAAAGCTGAGGTGTATGAGAAATCGGTTGCAACCCTCACTTCTGAACTGGACCGGTGCGGGACGCTTGGCATCCCGTACCTCGTTACCCACCTGGGTCACCATCTTGGCGACGGCATGGCCGGCGGTAGGGAGCGGGTGATCCGGGCCATCGACTCTGCCCTTGCAGCATCCGGGAGCAGGACTATGCTCATCCTCGAGAACACCGCAGGTGAGAAGAACAGTGTCGGGAGCAGCTTCGAGCACATACGGGGAATCCTTGAAGGCCTTGCCGACACCAAGCGCATCGGCGTCTGTTTCGATACCTGCCACGCGTTTGCCGCAGGCTACGATCTCCGGACCGTGGAGGGGATTGATGATACTCTCGGGCAATTCGACGAACAGATCGGCCTGAAAAACCTTAAGGTGATACACCTCAATGACACCAAGGGGGAGAAAGGCAGCGGCCTTGACCGGCACGAGCATATCGGCATGGGTTTCATCGGCGAGGAAGGGTTCCGGCACATCCTGCATAATCCGGTCTTTACTGCACTACCGCTCGTCTGCGAGACCCCGGTTGATGACCGGCGGGACGACCGCGGGAATATCGCAAAAGTGCGGGAACTCTCCTCATAA